CCCTGTCTTCCTGCTCTCCTGGTGTCACTAGACTGTCTGTGAGCAGACCCTGAGTGCCCAGATGTATCTCCTACCTGTCCATGCTTGGATCCTTGGCTTCCTCTTGTCCTTGAACCAGACTGTTCTTCCTGTGATGAAGTATGTTGATGACCAGATCTTGACTGTCTAGAGCTCTGTCCTGACTGTTGCTCACTATCACTGGATTGTACAGAACTGTATCTCTGTCTTCGGCTTGAACTAGACTCTGAGTCTGTGGATGTAGCCTGTCCATGACCAGAGACTGAATCTCTGGAATGGTCTCTTATTTGTCCTTCACTATCACTTGCCTGACTGGAGATggatccctttcttcctcttgtacTAGAGCCCTGGGTGGATGAATACCATTGATGGCCAGATCTTGACTGTCTAGAGCTGCCTCCTGATTGAGCTTCACTATCACTGAATTGATCATAACTGGAACCCCTTTGGGGGCTAGAATGGGACCCTGAGTGTGTAGATGAAGACCTTCTATGACCACAAGTTGAGTCTCTAGAGTGACCTCTTGATTGTCTGTCACTGTCTCTTGCCTGACTATCacttgcttcttttcttcttgtaGCTGATCCACGTCTCCCATGGGTAGATGAGGATTGTTGATGACTAGATGATGAGTGTCTAAGGCTGTCTCTTGATTGTTCTTCACTGTTACTTGAATGGCTATGGCTGTCACTCAGCTTCCCATCCTTACTGGATCTTGACTGTCCATGACTTCTTCCTTGTCTTTGTTGTTTGCTTCTTGTTGACATTCTGGAAATGTTGTCTTGCCTTTCAGACTCACTCCCTAATGTGTAGTGACCAATTGTTCTCTTACCTTGTTTCCTTGACTTTTTGGTTGTATTGCTGTTTGAATTCCTGTGTGTGGAGCCTTTTTGTTGATTGTCATCCTCCCCCCATTGACCATGTGAACTAgacccctttcttccccttctagaTGACTGTTCATCTGCACTGGATCCGTGATGATCAGTACTTGTACTTGACTTGTGTCTCTTTCCCCCATGCTTTCTTGAGCCTGActcatttccctctttctcactcttccttGTGTTATGGTGTCTTTTCTTAGAGTCCTCTCTGTGTTCTGAGCTTGATGATccacttctccttctcttccaagGAGAGCTGGACCGCGACTGGTGTCTaagctttcctttcttttctgaataCCAAGAACTGTACTGGAGTTCTTGTTCTGCTTCTGTATTTGATTGATCAGAACCagaaccattttcttcttcctctgtctcaCTCTGCTCTTCTTGGTTATCTTGGAATTTTTGCTTTGACCCTGATGCTTCACAATACTTTTTGCTGATCTTCTTATTGAAAGACAAAGCCAGATTGACTATCATCAGAAGAAACTCAGTAAAGTCCACTTGATTGTCACGGTCTTGGTCCAGGATATGCATGATAGCTTCCACAACTTGAGGATTctttgaattctgtctcagagAAAAGAATGCAGGAAGAGTGAATCAATCTGTCATACATCAAATGTGGATAATTATTACACCTAGGTGGGATCCAACCTGGAATATCTCCAGCCTGACTTAGACTAATATTATGCAACTGATATCCATAAAgactgggaagaaaaagaaggttcATAAAGAATAGCAAAACACAGAAAGGTTACATAAGGATGAGGACAAGGAGCTGCAGATGATTGTGAATATAAGATAGTTGCtacattttcattaaaatgaattaaacatTAAATTGACTAAATTGCAATTGAGTATTTTGGATTTGATCAATGGGAGTCTGTCTTGTAATTGAATATAAATTTTGGATGTTCCTTTGCACTTCTCCCTACTCCTAATGATTGCTCTTTCTAGGAGAGCCCTCTTTAGGGAGATGTGGTTCCTTGGTATAAATTAATGTTCAAATTGATTAATGTTAGAAGGAACCTGTAATATAGTGATGACACTGGATATCTATGCCTATGTTGGAGTTAGGGGTTTCAAATTCTGTAATataggaagacagagagaatattttgttgttgagtcattcagttgtgtccaacccttcatgaccacCATGGacctttcttggcaaacatactggagtggtttgtcttcTCCAGTTATCCactttttacagtggaggaactgagacaagcaggggtaaagtgacttgcccagggtcatatagctagtatgtatccaaggccagatttgaactcaggttttcctaatgtCAGAACCAGCCCTCTATCTGCTGCACTAGCTAGCTGTCACAGAGAAAATATCAGATGCTACTGAAAATGAATTTTGTCCGCTTCCCATTTTCTTCCACCATTAACCCTCTTTAGTGCAATAAGAAATTCATTGATTCAATTCTACTGAATTTTGTCCAGTTCTATTAATTTAGTTACAACTTCCAGCTAGAATTCCAGGGAATTCTATCTAGAGGACTTACAAATGGGTCATCAGGTAtgtggattttttgtttgttactTTCCAGATCCTGAGGTTGTATATCAAGTTAACAACTTCATCTCTCACTCTGAGGCTTAGGCAACACTCTAAGACCCTAAGTTGCAAAGCAGGTACAAACCTATATTGGAAGGAAGCGTGTCTTCACTAGGAAAGCTCTAAATCAGTGGTAGCAAActctcaaatagaaacagattgtGCTgcctacatattgacttagaaaaagacaaatgaacattttctacattgtgtttttatttattccattgaatatttcccaattacatacaATTCTGTTTCTGGAAGCCCTTGGAAGTTTTGACCTCTGCCTGTGCCTTGAGTTTGACATCTTTTCtctgcaccaatgaaatcacaatccCTTcccaaaacaccaaagaaaacaaaaaccaaacgcCACAAAATGTGACTGTGAAGTTGGCATGCATCCATTACCTTCAGAACTGGGTAAAACTCCTTTTCCAAAAgtttcttcagttcttttttaCTTAGTGTGTCACACTCCTCTTCTTCTTTGGCATACTGGTAGAAAATCTCGATGGTTTGGGCAACACATTGCATGAGACGAGACATCTTTTGTGCAAATTTATGTGAACCTGAATAGAAAAAGATATATGTTTTTGTCatgcttcttctttcctttcaataTCTAATTTTTTATGATAAAATCAttgaatatcagagttggaagggacctcaatgaccatctagtccaacccatacctgaaagaGATTTTGCTCTACAGCATATCTAACAAGTGATCATCTAGCCtttccttgaagacctctaatAAAAGAAATCCTGTTACCTTTTGAAGAAATCTTTtcccctttggagttttctaattgctaggaaatttatcttttcatcAAATGTAAATTTCCCCTTCAATTTCTACCCATT
The DNA window shown above is from Notamacropus eugenii isolate mMacEug1 chromosome 2, mMacEug1.pri_v2, whole genome shotgun sequence and carries:
- the LOC140527727 gene encoding uncharacterized protein; amino-acid sequence: MSRLMQCVAQTIEIFYQYAKEEEECDTLSKKELKKLLEKEFYPVLKNSKNPQVVEAIMHILDQDRDNQVDFTEFLLMIVNLALSFNKKISKKYCEASGSKQKFQDNQEEQSETEEEENGSGSDQSNTEAEQELQYSSWYSEKKGKLRHQSRSSSPWKRRRSGSSSSEHREDSKKRHHNTRKSEKEGNESGSRKHGGKRHKSSTSTDHHGSSADEQSSRRGRKGSSSHGQWGEDDNQQKGSTHRNSNSNTTKKSRKQGKRTIGHYTLGSESERQDNISRMSTRSKQQRQGRSHGQSRSSKDGKLSDSHSHSSNSEEQSRDSLRHSSSSHQQSSSTHGRRGSATRRKEASDSQARDSDRQSRGHSRDSTCGHRRSSSTHSGSHSSPQRGSSYDQFSDSEAQSGGSSRQSRSGHQWYSSTQGSSTRGRKGSISSQASDSEGQIRDHSRDSVSGHGQATSTDSESSSSRRQRYSSVQSSDSEQQSGQSSRQSRSGHQHTSSQEEQSGSRTRGSQGSKHGQVGDTSGHSGSAHRQSSDTRRAGRQGSSHGSSSHSKNQSGDSSGQSGSGHQQSSFNQGHHGSSTRGRQGSTSSQVSDNEGQTRDHSRDSISGHGQSSSTYSESSSARRQGSSRDSSNHSEGQSGDRYRHSGFGHQQSSSSQGQPESRTTGRHQSSDSHRVSSASREHSLSNGAQRYLSSYSWKHGSYGNTDYDYGQTGYGLSEESHEHSGGKVHHVVPSTIRKQRSSSGQFSDKEEQSSSRQSVSPPKQSRSSHGQSISTHRQSGSRTRSPGRRGSGHGQSEDYQARSPGRQESSHHQSGDRPTGRRGKPRSSQEQSGTSHRQSGDTQDHSGSRTTRRHESSHDQSNDSSRQSESRHGQIGHKQYNDRFGHSESDYDKAEYRTHNTHRSDTDQSVDGSGQTGIRKQGHRNPSGARVTEGTSKNRSEHNPSITGESGRHKQGVVDLGDQEVINLKERIYSGSCYPCNSTPLYAYVQEQRNYYCH